In Ctenopharyngodon idella isolate HZGC_01 chromosome 2, HZGC01, whole genome shotgun sequence, the following are encoded in one genomic region:
- the LOC127495831 gene encoding NACHT, LRR and PYD domains-containing protein 1 homolog isoform X10 translates to MANPRRKQFTQTSSSDDQPSGSTKHIVIDLRPRPEAGPGRTVEAWHNSAMSSQDYQPGIMIQQAGPNTMMEPILRSPQHDFPQYWEDDWIEMFPTFQGPNRFVETPSSAPRTLYFWENVWTERRIKAHAWQKMICQYKTSVKCRHDNVSLASQYTEPVITLKNKKGGFRKISVEELFHIPHLFYPPIILLQGNSGSGKSFIAQKIMLDWASEKHYLKDFDLAFYLRCEELMCLSEEMNLIELLSWNCSFSSDQISQMLQNSAQRVLIIIDGLDDLDDLRFMCHEFCISSNLERAPPEVIFCSLLQKQILPRSFLLITTRTEVPQGMLCIGQHRFFKIVGFCEKGVEEYFQKFFQDEELFRKAFKYLKANKSLFTFCSFPVICWIICTVMRERFNDGADVRSGLETTTSIYTDFVSTLLEHHCQGLSQSVLTMLRSLGQLAEKGMLEQQVLFDEKNMNETISDLTGSPFMCKFLSRRRIHQETMFSFMHRSFQEFFTALYYVLLDEEESQRKVRELLHTVERGWALSCWSDRDFSVAGLKTRHSKLLQPVILFLCGLCKTEWIPSFFKKHNMAVSVNIETQLKEWIDTCSQRYQNEHMLFILCCLYELHDKSFVGKVLEHLSSIDLSNIPLKNSDCWMLQFCLQNCVNISNLRLNITSENLKILQSALYSCKQLWLKVDHITDDTGDLISALAEGKIMKELM, encoded by the exons AGCaattcacacagacatcaagctCAGATGATCAACCCAGTGGCTCTACAAAACACATTGTAATAGATTTACGCCCTAGACCAGAAG CAGGGCCAGGCAGAACTGTGGAAGCA TGGCACAATTCTGCAATGTCTAGTCAGGATTATCAGCCTGGAATCATGATACAACAAG CAGGGCCAAACACAATGATGGAACCTATTCTTCGGTCACCT caGCACGATTTCCCACAATATTGGGAGGATGATTGGATTGAAATGTTCcccacatttcaag GGCCAAACAGATTTGTGGAAACTCCATCATCTGCTCCT CGGACACTTTACTTTTGGGAGAATGTTTGGACTGAAAGAAGAATAAAAGCCCATG CATGGCAGAAGATGATATGTCAGTATAAGACGTCAGTCAAGTGTAGGCATGACAATGTCTCACTTGCTTCTCAGTACACTGAACCTGTGATcactctgaaaaataaaaaaggtggTTTTCGGAAAATCAGTGTGGAGGAGTTGTTCCACATTCCACATTTGTTTTATCCACCTATTATTCTCCTCCAAGGAAATTCTGGTAGTGGAAAATCTTTCATAGCACAAAAGATTATGTTGGACTGGGCATCTGAAAAACATTACCTTAAAGACTTTGATCTAGCTTTCTACCTGAGGTGTGAAGAGCTGATGTGTCTTTCTGAGGAGATGAACTTGATTGAGCTCCTGAGCTGGAATTGTAGTTTTTCATCTGATCAGATCTCACAGATGTTACAGAACTCAGCACAGAGAGTGCTCATCATCATTGATGGACTTGATGATCTGGATGACCTTAGATTCATGTGTCATGAATTTTGCATATCATCTAATTTAGAGAGAGCCCCACCTGAGGTCATTTTTTGTTCCTTGCTTCAAAAACAAATCCTGCCCAGATCTTTCCTGCTCATCACTACTAGAACTGAGGTCCCACAGGGCATGTTGTGTATAGGACAACACCGTTTCTTTAAGATTGTAGGTTTCTGTGAGAAAGGGGTGGAGGAGTACTTCCAGAAGTTCTTTCAGGATGAGGAACTCTTCAGGAAAGCGTTCAAGTATTTGAAGGCAAACAAATCCCTCTTCACCTTTTGCTCCTTTCCTGTTATCTGCTGGATCATCTGTACGGTTATGCGAGAGAGGTTTAATGATGGTGCGGATGTGAGAAGTGGGCTGGAAACCACCACCTCTATCTACACTGACTTTGTGTCCACTCTACTGGAGCATCACTGCCAGGGTTTGAGTCAGTCCGTCCTGACCATGCTGAGGAGTCTGGGTCAGCTGGCAGAAAAAGGGATGCTGGAACAACAAGTCTTGTTTGATGagaaaaatatgaatgaaacTATTTCAGACCTTACTGGCAGTCCATTCATGTGCAAGTTCCTCTCTAGGAGAAGAATCCACCAGGAGACGATGTTCAGTTTCATGCATCGCAGCTTTCAGGAGTTCTTCACTGCTCTATACTATGTCCTTCTGGATGAAGAAGAGTCCCAAAGGAAAGTGAGAGAGCTGCTTCACACTGTAGAGAGAGGATGGGCTTTGTCCTGTTGGTCTGATAGAGACTTTTCAGTGGCAGGTTTAAAAACAAGACATTCAAAGCTTCTGCAGCCTGTGATTTTGTTCCTCTGTGGTCTCTGTAAGACAGAATGGATCCCGTCATTCTTTAAAAAGCACAACATGGCTGTCTCGGTCAACATAGAAACCCAGCTTAAGGAATGGATCGATACGTGTTCACAGAGATATCAAAATGAACACATGTTGTTCATTCTCTGTTGTCTCTATGAGCTCCATGACAAGAGCTTTGTTGGGAAAGTTTTGGAACATTTGAGTTCGATAGATCTGTCAAATATTCCACTGAAAAATTCAGACTGCTGGATGTTGCAGTTTTGTTTGCAGAACTGTGTTAACATCAGCAATCTGAGACTCAATATAACATCTGAAAATCTGAAGATTCTTCAGTCTGCACTGTACAGTTGTAAGCAGTTATG GTTGAAGGTGGATCACATTACAGATGATACTGGGGATTTGATCTCAGCGCTTGCCGAAGGAAAGATTATGAAAGAACTGATGTAA